GTTACCTGTCGTTCGTTTGCAAGCCGCCTGTAGAGCCGTCCGGCTGCTTTCAGGGGAGATGCGCCCCGCGCGAACAAACAAAATCAAAACACAGGAACGCCCGTGTTTGCTGGCAAAAGAGAAAAACAGCAGGTAACATTGTCTACATTCTGTTGCCTGCCGCCGCCCACCCGTGGAAACTGGACGGACGTTTTTGTTTTGCCGCTATGTATTCACTCTACTATAATATATGAATTGCGCCGCGTTGTCAAACAAAAAATGTTCCGCCCCGGCAAGGCTTTTTAATGCCGCCGTTTTTAAGGGCGCCGCTTTCGCAAGCTTTTCGGCGGATCCATCCCGGCGGGTTTGCCGTCCGCCCGCCGCAAAACATTTGACAAAATTGTCGGCTTCTTAGTATAATACATCTGTATCGTTTCCCGATCCACTAGCTCAGCCGGCAGAGCACCTGACTTTTAATCAGGGTGTCCCGCGTTCGAGTCGCGGGTGGATCACCGGCCCATTAGCTCAGTTGGCAGAGCACCTGACTCTTAATCAGGGTGTCGCAGGTTCGAGGCCTGCATGGGTCACCAGCGCGCGACCAGGCGGCTTTTCGGTTTTTTTGGCCGGCCGCCTTTTTTATTTTAAGGGAATTTTCAAAAGCCCATGCCGCGCCAAGCGTTTCCCCGTCCGAGCCGCCGCGGCAGCCCGCAAGCGATCGTCGTTTCCCTTTGTTGACTAACGGCCGGGAAAGAATTACAATTGAAGTTAGACAATTAAAAAAATTTAAGGAGGCTTTCAAGCAAATGGGCAAAAAAGACGTTTTTCTTTTGGCGGCCATTATTTTCTGCGGGATTGTATTCGCGGGCTGCGGCGGCTCCGGCAGCAAGCCGGCGGCGAGCACGGCGCCGGCCGGCGGCAAAAAGCTCATCATCTACACTTCAATGAAAGAGTCGCTCATCGGCGGCATAGTAGAGGGCTTCAAGAAACAGAACCCCGGCGTGGAGGTTGACTATCAGTCCGCAGGGGCGGGCAAGCTCATGGCCAAGATCGCGGCCGAGCGACAAAGCGGCAAGATCCTCGCCGACATTATCTGGACAAGCGAAGTGCCGGATTTTTACAACATGAAAAAAGAAGGCGTGCTGGAACAATACCGCACCCCGGTTTTTAAAGAGATCCTGAACCCCTTTGACGATTACGACGGGCATTTTACCGCCGCCCGGTTAGGCACGCTGGGCATCGGCATAAATACCGACAAGATCAAGTCGCCGCCCAAACAGTGGGCCGACCTTTTCAAGCCCGAGTTCAAAGGCGCTTTCGGCATAGCCGACCCCGCCCTTTCCGGCACGGCTTATATGAGCGTGGCGCTTTTGGAAAAACAGTTCGGCTGGGAGTTTTTTGACAAGCTGCGCGCCAATGGTGCCAGGATCGGCAAAGGTTCCGGCCAGGTGATAGACGACACCGCCTCCGGCGAATTGTCCGCCAGCCTTGCCGTTGACTACATTACCAACGACAAAATCGCCAAAGGCGCGCATATCGCCCTGGTCTATCCGCCGGAACTTTTGATTGCCCCCAGCCCGGTGGCGATCTTTAAAGGCGGCGCCAACGTTGAGGCCGCCAAGAAATTCGTCGACTATCTTTTGGGCAAAGAAGCCCAGACCCTGATAGCGGGCGAAGGCACCCTCTCCGTGCGCCCGGACGTGAAAAACCCGGAGAAATTCAAGCTCCCCGATGCCGCCGACGCTTTAAAGCGCATGATCAAAATAGACTATGTCAAAATGATGGCGTCCAAAGAAGCCACCATCAAAAAATTCACCGACACCCTTCAGGGCAAAAAATGAACCTGCCTGAAACTCCCGGCGGGACGGACCGTTCCGTCCCGCCGGTTTTTTATCGCCGGAGCGTCCGCCGCATAAATCCGCTTCACGGGCAAACTGAAAATAAGGGGCCAGGTTATGGAAATAATCCGAGTTGAGGGCATAACAAAAAGTTACGGCAGCCATCAGGTACACAAAGACCTCACGCTTTCGGTTGAAGAAGGGGAATGTTTTACCCTTCTGGGGCCGTCCGGCTGCGGCAAAACCGTCCTGCTCCGACTTATCGCCGGCTTTGAGGCGCCGGACGCGGGGAAAATCTCCATCGGCGGCGCGGTGGTTACCGACCCGGCCGGCGGGGTGTATGTGCCCCCGGACAGCAGGGGGCTTGGCGTGGTGTTTCAAGACTACGCCGTCTGGCCGCACATGACGGTGTTCGACAACGTGGCCTATCCGCTGAAAATAGCCAAACGGCCGAAGGGCGAGCTGACGGAGCGCGCGCTGGAAACTATCGCCCTCGTTGGCTTGAAGGGGCTGGAAAAACGCTTGCCGTCCGAGCTTTCCGGCGGCCAGCAGCAGCGCGTGGCCCTGGCGCGCGCACTGGCGGGCAATCCCGCCCTGATGCTGCTGGATGAGCCCCTGACCAACTTGGACGCCAATTTGCGCGAAGAAATGCGCTTTGAGATAAAAGAGTTGCAGCGCCGGCTTAACATAACCGTCCTTTATGTTACCCATGACCAGGAAGTGGCCCTGGCCATTT
The Acidaminococcales bacterium genome window above contains:
- a CDS encoding ABC transporter substrate-binding protein; the protein is MGKKDVFLLAAIIFCGIVFAGCGGSGSKPAASTAPAGGKKLIIYTSMKESLIGGIVEGFKKQNPGVEVDYQSAGAGKLMAKIAAERQSGKILADIIWTSEVPDFYNMKKEGVLEQYRTPVFKEILNPFDDYDGHFTAARLGTLGIGINTDKIKSPPKQWADLFKPEFKGAFGIADPALSGTAYMSVALLEKQFGWEFFDKLRANGARIGKGSGQVIDDTASGELSASLAVDYITNDKIAKGAHIALVYPPELLIAPSPVAIFKGGANVEAAKKFVDYLLGKEAQTLIAGEGTLSVRPDVKNPEKFKLPDAADALKRMIKIDYVKMMASKEATIKKFTDTLQGKK
- a CDS encoding ABC transporter ATP-binding protein, producing the protein MEIIRVEGITKSYGSHQVHKDLTLSVEEGECFTLLGPSGCGKTVLLRLIAGFEAPDAGKISIGGAVVTDPAGGVYVPPDSRGLGVVFQDYAVWPHMTVFDNVAYPLKIAKRPKGELTERALETIALVGLKGLEKRLPSELSGGQQQRVALARALAGNPALMLLDEPLTNLDANLREEMRFEIKELQRRLNITVLYVTHDQEVALAISDRLAIMDEKGRIRQTGNPYDIFERSSDCFVFNFMGIANFLPVRREGENYLVGGGRQIMPWPPPEGSADGWAAGFRPSDVRIAPGGEGLCGVVKRASFLGAMIDYLIEIDGAQLRTSMETHEAIAKKMIFKEGDPCVISFCDLLWFKAESLAEAMKK